From Chlamydiifrater volucris, one genomic window encodes:
- a CDS encoding pseudouridine synthase, whose product MTKFRLNKFLASAGVGSRRKCDDLVFSGQVKVNGKVAEGPFVVVDEADRVELRGKRVFPENKKVYFMLHKPMGYLCSSERKFAGSKLVIDLFAHLPYRVFTVGRLDKETTGLILVTNDGDFANKVIHPSFGVTKEYLLKVAQDVSHAQLQLLSEGAIMDGKHVKPVSVKKVRKGTLKIVVNEGKKHEVRILAENAGLDLLELSRIRIGNLVLGGLPYGEYRELTDAELAVYF is encoded by the coding sequence ATGACCAAATTTCGGTTGAACAAGTTTTTGGCTTCTGCAGGGGTGGGATCTAGAAGGAAGTGCGATGATTTGGTGTTTTCTGGCCAGGTGAAGGTCAATGGGAAAGTTGCGGAGGGACCTTTTGTAGTCGTCGATGAGGCAGACCGAGTAGAGCTTCGCGGGAAGAGAGTTTTTCCTGAAAACAAGAAGGTGTATTTCATGCTCCATAAGCCTATGGGGTATTTGTGTTCATCAGAAAGAAAATTTGCTGGGAGTAAGCTTGTCATTGACTTGTTTGCTCATCTGCCTTACCGAGTATTCACTGTAGGTAGGCTAGATAAAGAAACTACAGGGCTTATCTTAGTTACTAATGATGGAGATTTTGCCAACAAAGTTATCCATCCTTCTTTTGGTGTCACTAAGGAGTATCTGTTGAAAGTTGCCCAAGATGTTTCTCATGCACAGTTGCAATTGTTATCTGAAGGAGCCATCATGGATGGCAAACATGTAAAACCTGTTTCTGTCAAGAAAGTACGAAAGGGGACTCTTAAAATTGTTGTTAACGAAGGCAAGAAGCATGAGGTTCGTATTTTAGCAGAAAATGCGGGGCTCGATTTGCTTGAGCTTTCTCGTATCCGCATAGGCAACTTGGTTCTTGGAGGTCTTCCTTACGGGGAGTATAGGGAATTAACGGATGCTGAGCTTGCTGTTTATTTCTAA
- a CDS encoding biotin--[acetyl-CoA-carboxylase] ligase, with amino-acid sequence MEIIFYEVAETTSTNDLSKQLLSQLNKSALTVVYTWNQTGGRGQFGKSWSSTNKDITASFCFFVSSQNIDSSYLIRPGAEAIIELTKTFGIKELCVKWPNDVLVKQRKLSGILCETIPVAPESTAIILGIGLNVNSSLENLKNVGQPATSLLIETGIVYNLDNVLSNLSTKVRSHVLSTMRKIV; translated from the coding sequence ATGGAAATTATATTTTACGAAGTTGCAGAAACTACGTCCACTAATGATTTATCAAAACAGCTTCTTTCGCAACTGAACAAGTCTGCTCTTACTGTAGTTTACACCTGGAATCAAACGGGGGGAAGAGGTCAGTTTGGGAAGAGTTGGTCGTCTACAAACAAGGACATCACCGCCTCCTTCTGTTTCTTCGTGTCCTCACAGAATATCGATTCCTCTTACCTTATCCGCCCTGGAGCAGAAGCTATTATTGAACTTACAAAGACCTTTGGCATCAAAGAGTTATGTGTTAAATGGCCTAATGACGTACTTGTCAAGCAGAGAAAGCTGTCAGGAATATTGTGCGAAACAATTCCTGTAGCACCCGAATCTACTGCAATAATTTTGGGTATTGGATTAAACGTAAATTCTTCTCTAGAAAATTTAAAAAATGTGGGTCAACCAGCAACTTCTTTACTCATAGAGACAGGAATTGTCTACAACCTAGACAATGTTCTTTCCAATTTGAGTACGAAAGTCCGTTCCCATGTTCTATCCACCATGAGAAAGATCGTGTAA
- a CDS encoding FtsW/RodA/SpoVE family cell cycle protein, whose translation MLSLKYLRHLNYWSIFVTISLMLVSLVVVSAMDPASLGSNDFFTTKTCIQMRHFAIGWLVFFGCSCFDYSKLKTWALPVYLITLLSLAGLFLAPAVQNVHRWYRIPFIHLSFQPSEYAKLAVVIMLGYVLELSKCAISSKRTALMACLIVFLPFFLILREPDLGTALVLCPVAWGIFYLANVYPPLVRVSGFIGGVLFLFTLLVFTGVIPHEKVKPHALKVLKEYQYERLNPVNHHQRASLISIGLGGVLGRGWKSGEFAGRGWLPYGYTDSVFPALGEEFGLVGLIGLLGLYYSLIYFGCRTVAVASDNFGRLLSAGITVYISMHILINISMMCGILPITGVPLVLVSYGGSSVIATMASLGLLQSIYARRFRTY comes from the coding sequence ATGTTAAGCCTTAAATATTTGCGTCATTTGAATTACTGGAGCATATTTGTAACAATTTCTCTTATGTTAGTAAGTCTTGTCGTGGTTTCTGCTATGGATCCTGCTTCCTTAGGAAGTAATGACTTCTTTACTACTAAGACATGTATTCAAATGCGGCATTTTGCCATTGGCTGGCTAGTGTTTTTTGGATGCTCTTGTTTCGATTATTCAAAGCTTAAGACATGGGCTCTTCCAGTTTACTTAATTACATTATTGAGTCTTGCTGGACTGTTTCTAGCTCCAGCTGTCCAGAATGTGCACAGGTGGTATCGGATTCCCTTTATTCATCTAAGTTTTCAGCCTTCAGAATATGCTAAGCTTGCGGTAGTTATTATGTTGGGATATGTCTTGGAATTATCTAAATGTGCTATTTCTTCAAAACGGACAGCTTTGATGGCTTGTCTTATTGTTTTTCTTCCTTTCTTTTTGATCCTTAGAGAACCAGATTTAGGAACAGCTCTAGTGTTATGCCCTGTAGCGTGGGGGATCTTTTACTTGGCCAACGTCTACCCTCCTTTGGTTCGTGTCAGTGGTTTTATTGGTGGGGTCTTGTTTTTGTTTACCTTGTTGGTTTTTACTGGGGTTATTCCTCACGAAAAGGTGAAACCCCATGCACTGAAAGTTCTTAAAGAATATCAGTATGAGAGATTAAATCCCGTTAATCATCATCAAAGGGCCTCTTTAATTTCTATAGGATTGGGAGGGGTTTTGGGTAGAGGATGGAAATCCGGAGAATTTGCGGGTAGAGGTTGGCTTCCTTACGGCTATACAGATTCCGTTTTCCCCGCGTTGGGCGAAGAATTTGGTTTAGTCGGTTTAATAGGATTGCTGGGACTATACTACTCCTTAATTTACTTCGGGTGTCGGACGGTAGCTGTAGCTTCTGATAATTTTGGAAGGCTCTTGTCTGCAGGTATCACGGTATACATATCTATGCATATCTTAATTAACATTAGTATGATGTGTGGCATTTTGCCTATCACGGGAGTCCCTCTGGTCTTGGTCTCATACGGAGGGTCTTCAGTGATAGCTACTATGGCTTCTCTAGGTTTATTACAAAGCATTTATGCAAGAAGATTTCGTACTTATTGA
- a CDS encoding heavy metal translocating P-type ATPase — MFKKLFPSPFSPELMTDFFDSGMSEDRSPLLTQAGRSISKSLPLKTSLLSLTTYLIALFLHLGQRYCPGHALMYLHLSHFFILMTFFLSGTPAIIKSLEDLAEKEFNIDVLMTIAAFGSIFIGSSLEGALLLVLFSISEALGESVSERAKSTLSSLKQLSPQTAWIFDDTGVLRSRSIKSIQVGDTIHVKSGEVVPLDGEVTRGTSSVNLMHLTGEKVPIFCKEGSLVPSGARNLEGALDLKVLKTGADSTLEHIIQLVVRAQQTKPKLQQRLDKYSSAYAVSIFTISLGIAFLVPLLSSMPFINIQDLSNCSIYRALAFLIAASPCALIIAVPIAYLSAVNSCAKQGILLKGGVTLDRLLACNMVAMDKTGTLTTGQLTCLGWDFFGETPFKNQFLSIVRGVEQSTTHPIAQAIENFIAKHNIPPAALEKYVAKPGEGVQAYIDGKSVFVGKVDTAIKNISPQYLPQIRVLISEAKARGEICSLATVGSSAAIFYCKDTLRSDAQEVVKNLSDSGLKIVMLTGDHEISAKNTANLLGIDHVYANLAPEDKLKKLDSLSRSNRMMMIGDGINDAPALAKSFVGIAMGEAGNAAAIDAADIVLLNNNLACLPKLLKKAKKTRFIVSQNIALALSIIFFVSVPASLGIIPLWMAVILHEGSTVVVGLNALRLLKT; from the coding sequence GTGTTTAAAAAACTATTTCCTTCCCCTTTCTCTCCAGAGCTCATGACGGATTTTTTTGATTCAGGGATGTCGGAAGATAGAAGTCCTTTGCTTACTCAGGCTGGGAGATCTATTAGCAAAAGCTTGCCTCTTAAAACTTCCCTGCTATCGTTAACAACTTACCTGATAGCTCTTTTTTTGCATTTGGGACAGCGTTACTGTCCTGGGCATGCACTGATGTATCTTCACCTATCACATTTTTTTATTTTGATGACTTTTTTCTTGTCTGGGACTCCCGCCATCATAAAATCTCTCGAAGACTTAGCTGAAAAAGAGTTCAACATAGACGTACTGATGACCATTGCAGCTTTCGGATCCATTTTCATCGGAAGTAGCTTGGAGGGAGCTTTACTGCTTGTTTTATTTTCTATCTCAGAAGCCTTGGGTGAGTCTGTTTCTGAACGTGCCAAAAGTACTCTTTCATCGCTCAAGCAACTCTCTCCACAGACGGCCTGGATTTTTGATGACACCGGAGTTCTGAGAAGCAGATCTATAAAATCTATTCAAGTCGGAGATACTATACACGTCAAAAGTGGAGAAGTAGTTCCTTTAGACGGAGAGGTCACACGAGGAACATCATCGGTAAACCTTATGCACCTAACGGGAGAAAAAGTACCTATATTTTGCAAAGAAGGTTCATTGGTACCTTCAGGAGCAAGAAACTTGGAAGGAGCCCTCGACCTAAAAGTACTAAAGACTGGGGCAGACTCTACTTTAGAACACATTATTCAGCTTGTCGTTCGAGCTCAACAGACCAAACCGAAACTACAGCAAAGATTAGACAAGTACTCCTCAGCCTATGCTGTCAGCATTTTCACAATTTCTCTAGGGATAGCCTTTCTTGTCCCTCTACTATCCTCTATGCCCTTCATCAATATTCAAGACTTGAGCAACTGCTCCATCTATCGTGCTTTAGCCTTTTTAATTGCTGCTTCTCCTTGTGCTCTCATTATAGCAGTACCAATAGCCTACCTAAGCGCTGTTAATTCCTGCGCCAAACAGGGAATTCTCCTCAAAGGAGGTGTTACCTTGGATCGGTTACTGGCGTGTAACATGGTCGCTATGGATAAAACGGGAACATTAACAACTGGTCAACTTACTTGTCTTGGCTGGGATTTCTTTGGAGAAACCCCGTTTAAGAATCAGTTTTTGTCTATAGTGAGGGGTGTTGAGCAATCAACCACCCACCCCATAGCTCAGGCTATAGAAAACTTCATTGCAAAGCATAATATCCCACCTGCTGCTTTAGAAAAATATGTTGCTAAGCCTGGAGAAGGAGTTCAGGCCTATATCGATGGCAAATCCGTCTTTGTTGGCAAAGTGGACACAGCCATCAAAAACATCTCTCCTCAATACTTGCCGCAAATTCGTGTCCTCATTTCTGAGGCTAAAGCACGAGGAGAAATTTGTTCTTTAGCTACTGTAGGCTCTTCTGCTGCTATTTTTTATTGCAAAGACACTCTAAGATCTGATGCACAAGAGGTTGTAAAAAACTTATCCGACAGCGGGTTAAAGATAGTAATGCTAACAGGAGATCATGAAATTAGCGCTAAGAACACAGCTAATCTTTTGGGAATAGACCACGTTTACGCCAATCTAGCTCCGGAAGATAAATTGAAAAAATTGGATTCTTTATCACGGTCTAATCGAATGATGATGATTGGGGATGGGATCAATGATGCCCCGGCTCTAGCTAAGTCTTTTGTCGGTATAGCCATGGGAGAAGCAGGCAATGCAGCTGCTATAGATGCTGCCGATATTGTATTGCTTAACAACAACTTAGCTTGCCTACCCAAATTATTAAAGAAAGCAAAAAAAACTCGGTTTATAGTATCCCAAAACATTGCTTTAGCTCTTTCCATAATTTTCTTTGTCTCAGTCCCTGCATCGTTAGGAATTATTCCTCTGTGGATGGCTGTCATCCTTCATGAAGGCAGCACCGTTGTTGTGGGATTAAACGCACTTCGACTACTTAAAACTTAG
- a CDS encoding VIT1/CCC1 transporter family protein, translating into MGNLHPHFGSHSAKDHVKVIKDKHAVCKGEPHNTYYGFLYCMLKEVYRLAVFSGLLRLLFIFSATPKNQHLPLMLSLGVALIFSQACTKARNAWSYIELCHRSIDEEKVEIENNFDYEKEELTSIFSNKGFKEPLLEEMTEYVSSDSKLILDTMIREELNIDLENFPHPLTQSLSTVLGGCLGLCIFTPLMLLNHLLLACFSSILAVAVVSFARAKMIGNRTIGEAVWGMAIFITSLGVAYSLLRIF; encoded by the coding sequence ATGGGCAATTTACACCCTCATTTTGGGTCACATAGCGCAAAAGATCATGTAAAAGTTATCAAAGATAAGCATGCTGTTTGTAAGGGAGAGCCTCACAACACTTATTACGGCTTCCTCTACTGCATGCTAAAAGAAGTTTATCGCTTGGCCGTTTTTTCTGGACTGCTTCGGCTACTTTTTATTTTTTCTGCGACACCTAAAAATCAACATCTCCCTCTGATGCTTTCTTTAGGAGTAGCCCTTATCTTTTCCCAAGCATGCACAAAAGCTAGAAATGCTTGGTCTTATATAGAACTCTGTCACCGATCTATCGATGAAGAAAAAGTAGAAATTGAAAACAACTTTGATTATGAAAAAGAAGAACTTACGTCTATCTTCTCTAACAAAGGTTTTAAGGAACCGCTGCTAGAAGAAATGACTGAATACGTCAGTTCTGATTCTAAACTTATCTTAGACACCATGATTAGAGAAGAGTTAAATATAGATCTAGAAAACTTTCCTCATCCTTTGACTCAGTCTCTATCTACAGTTCTTGGTGGATGTTTGGGCTTGTGTATTTTTACACCTTTGATGCTGTTGAACCATCTTCTACTGGCTTGTTTTTCATCAATACTAGCCGTGGCTGTTGTTTCTTTTGCTAGAGCCAAAATGATAGGGAACCGCACTATTGGCGAGGCAGTGTGGGGGATGGCTATCTTCATCACGTCCTTGGGCGTAGCTTATTCCTTGCTAAGAATTTTTTAG
- the serS gene encoding serine--tRNA ligase, which translates to MLDIRLLRKNPEEYEIRLRSKDPSISLAPLLALDKTVRSLKTESEGLVAQKRVLSEKIHTLGRESPDTLPQLLEQVESLSSRIKSLENELNQSESELMDMLARIPNLPDEGVPISPGKEGNVVIKTVGEKPSFDFSPLHHLELNQKLNLLDFRLSAKTTGSGWPAYRGMGARLEWALLSYMLDKQYSKGFTLWMPPLAVRQDILFGSGQIPKFDGQYYPVEDGDKQLFLIPTAEVVLNGFHSNEVLELSDLPLMYAAFSPCFRREAGAAGANERGLVRMHQFHKIEMFSFATLETEDVVFEKFLEVAEEILQELGLHYRLSLLSTGDMSFTATKTIDVEVWLPGQKSYYEVSSISKCGDYQSRRSNTRYKNKDGKMSFVHTLNGSGLATPRLFVAILENYQQKDGSVKIPKVLQPYLDNKELLSPIN; encoded by the coding sequence ATGTTAGATATCCGCTTACTTAGGAAGAACCCAGAAGAGTACGAAATTCGTTTGCGCTCAAAAGATCCTTCTATCTCCTTAGCCCCATTGCTTGCTTTAGATAAAACTGTTCGTTCTCTCAAGACTGAGTCGGAGGGCCTTGTTGCCCAAAAACGTGTTTTATCAGAGAAGATACACACTCTAGGAAGGGAAAGTCCCGATACTCTTCCTCAGCTTTTAGAGCAAGTAGAGTCATTGTCCTCTCGTATTAAATCTCTGGAAAATGAATTAAATCAGTCTGAATCTGAGCTGATGGATATGTTGGCTCGAATTCCTAACCTCCCTGACGAAGGTGTCCCAATTTCTCCAGGAAAAGAGGGTAACGTTGTTATCAAAACTGTAGGAGAAAAGCCCAGTTTTGACTTCTCCCCCCTACACCATCTAGAACTTAATCAAAAGTTAAATTTGTTAGATTTTCGTCTCTCAGCAAAAACAACAGGTTCTGGGTGGCCAGCTTATCGCGGCATGGGGGCCCGCCTAGAATGGGCTTTGCTTTCCTATATGCTAGACAAGCAATACTCTAAGGGCTTCACCTTGTGGATGCCACCTTTGGCTGTACGTCAAGACATTCTGTTTGGATCTGGCCAGATTCCTAAATTCGATGGCCAATATTATCCGGTAGAGGATGGGGATAAGCAATTGTTTCTCATCCCAACAGCTGAAGTAGTCTTGAACGGTTTTCATTCTAATGAAGTTTTAGAACTTTCCGACTTGCCATTGATGTACGCCGCGTTTTCCCCTTGCTTCCGAAGAGAAGCAGGAGCTGCTGGGGCCAACGAACGAGGTCTTGTACGCATGCATCAATTCCACAAAATTGAAATGTTTTCTTTTGCTACATTAGAAACCGAAGACGTTGTTTTTGAGAAATTTTTAGAAGTTGCTGAGGAGATTCTGCAAGAGTTAGGCTTACATTATCGACTTTCCCTCTTGTCTACGGGTGATATGTCTTTTACGGCAACTAAAACTATCGACGTAGAAGTATGGCTTCCCGGACAAAAGTCTTATTATGAAGTATCCTCTATATCTAAATGCGGAGATTATCAATCTAGAAGATCAAATACGAGATATAAGAATAAAGATGGCAAAATGAGTTTTGTACATACGTTGAATGGTTCAGGACTAGCGACCCCTCGTCTCTTTGTTGCTATTTTAGAAAACTATCAACAAAAAGATGGTTCTGTAAAAATTCCTAAAGTTCTTCAACCCTATTTAGATAATAAAGAACTCTTATCTCCCATTAATTAA
- a CDS encoding alanine/glycine:cation symporter family protein, whose translation MSMYFLDALNEIVSSYIIFPLILFLGGMLTLRFRGVQFTRALQGFRFMLGQELEKTEGIVGTVSRYEVIATILAGNFGTGNIVGMAMALSCGGPGAIVWIWVAGMLGSALQFFGSYIGIKYRYLNSQGEFLGGPIGCLVKGLQSKVCAAFFCIFMLITAFSAGNIVQVSSVVSLCSKGSPLVASLIGLLIMFLVIPVLAGGKVRVMRFSAKIIPFVAGFYFLACVTVIGIHSNNIVAALKDIWSSAFGISAVAGGVGGYSLSKVLSTGVSRAVMATDCGSGMVAVLQSNSRSRSPAIDGLVTLVPPIVVLIVCSLTTLVLLVSGAYSSGETGTLMIIKAFSDSLGPLGMLVVIIAMLLFGFTTLLTWFVCAEKGLSYFSCSSSLNSGLKIAFIALIPFGGLMDVRLVWILGDIGFTGMVFFNCLSVIGLLGNIISLKRQIENLSEVPFVAMDRGLQK comes from the coding sequence ATGTCTATGTATTTTTTAGATGCCCTTAACGAGATAGTTTCTTCTTATATCATATTCCCCTTGATCTTATTTCTTGGAGGAATGTTAACTCTAAGATTTCGTGGAGTGCAGTTTACTAGGGCTCTTCAGGGGTTTCGCTTTATGCTTGGCCAGGAGCTAGAGAAAACCGAAGGGATAGTTGGAACTGTTTCTCGCTACGAAGTCATAGCTACAATTTTGGCGGGTAATTTTGGTACTGGCAATATCGTTGGTATGGCGATGGCTCTTAGTTGCGGTGGACCCGGCGCTATTGTGTGGATCTGGGTTGCCGGGATGCTCGGCTCTGCTTTGCAGTTTTTTGGGTCTTACATAGGTATAAAGTACCGCTATCTGAATAGCCAAGGAGAATTTTTAGGAGGGCCCATCGGTTGTTTAGTAAAAGGTTTACAAAGTAAGGTGTGTGCCGCATTTTTCTGCATTTTTATGCTGATCACAGCATTTTCTGCAGGAAATATTGTCCAAGTTAGTTCTGTAGTGTCTCTATGTTCTAAAGGTTCTCCCTTGGTGGCTTCCCTCATTGGTTTGTTAATCATGTTTTTAGTGATTCCTGTGTTAGCTGGCGGAAAAGTTCGGGTGATGCGTTTTTCAGCCAAGATAATTCCCTTTGTAGCGGGGTTTTATTTTCTTGCTTGCGTGACGGTCATTGGAATTCATTCTAATAATATTGTTGCAGCTTTGAAAGATATATGGAGCTCGGCTTTCGGGATCAGTGCTGTTGCAGGAGGGGTAGGTGGTTATTCCTTGTCAAAAGTTTTGTCAACAGGGGTTAGCAGAGCAGTTATGGCTACAGATTGTGGCAGTGGTATGGTTGCTGTTCTTCAGTCAAATTCTCGGTCGCGTAGCCCAGCTATAGACGGTCTTGTTACTTTAGTTCCCCCCATTGTTGTTTTAATTGTGTGTTCATTAACTACTTTGGTGTTGCTTGTTTCGGGAGCATATTCTTCCGGTGAAACAGGAACGCTTATGATTATAAAAGCTTTCTCAGACTCTTTGGGCCCCTTAGGTATGCTTGTTGTTATCATTGCGATGTTGTTGTTTGGATTCACGACTTTGTTGACATGGTTCGTTTGCGCAGAAAAAGGGTTGTCTTATTTCTCTTGCAGTTCATCGCTTAACTCTGGGTTGAAAATAGCATTCATAGCACTTATTCCTTTTGGTGGGCTTATGGATGTGCGGCTTGTTTGGATTCTAGGAGATATTGGCTTTACCGGGATGGTCTTTTTCAATTGTTTGTCTGTTATTGGATTGCTTGGTAATATCATTTCTTTGAAAAGACAAATAGAGAATTTGTCAGAAGTTCCCTTCGTAGCCATGGATAGGGGACTTCAAAAATAG
- a CDS encoding YbhB/YbcL family Raf kinase inhibitor-like protein has protein sequence MELISPSFSYGGEIPVKHTCQGIEVSPELMFLNVPKHTKTLALIMEDPDVPEYVRKDQLWIHWIVYNISPETTGVKEGEVLPACFGINTSGASVYQGPCPPDKRHRYFFTLYALDCSLEQETAMTRDRLLASMEEHILTKAELMGTYEKL, from the coding sequence ATGGAGCTTATTAGTCCATCGTTTTCTTATGGAGGGGAGATTCCCGTTAAGCATACTTGCCAAGGAATAGAGGTTTCTCCTGAGTTGATGTTTCTAAATGTGCCCAAACACACTAAGACTTTGGCATTGATAATGGAGGATCCCGATGTTCCGGAGTACGTTAGAAAGGACCAACTATGGATTCATTGGATCGTGTACAACATTTCACCTGAAACTACAGGTGTAAAAGAGGGTGAAGTCTTGCCCGCTTGTTTTGGGATAAACACGTCTGGAGCTTCAGTGTACCAGGGGCCTTGCCCTCCGGATAAAAGGCATCGTTACTTTTTTACCTTATATGCGCTGGATTGTTCCCTGGAGCAAGAAACAGCAATGACCAGGGACCGGCTTTTAGCTTCAATGGAAGAGCATATATTGACAAAAGCTGAATTGATGGGAACTTATGAGAAGCTTTAG
- a CDS encoding SET domain-containing protein, which translates to MATTDTENDLNFINLSLGGGPDQGTSYSIDRASQLLNFQFLPNLTFSDWEVEAAIKHLCKKAEKRHLVSLSSKWLGKFHKKELETPSFNSFVISWINSNIGYGVFALENIPAWSYIGEYTGILRKRKAVWMDENDYCFRYPLPLFTIKYFTIDSGTCGNFTRFINHSDNPNAEAIGVFHDGLFHVIIRTIRLVKKGEEICYHYGPLYWKHRKKRDEFIPRES; encoded by the coding sequence ATGGCCACTACTGATACAGAGAACGACTTAAATTTTATCAATCTATCCCTAGGAGGAGGCCCTGACCAGGGAACCTCATACTCCATAGACAGAGCATCGCAACTCTTAAACTTTCAATTCCTCCCTAATTTAACATTTTCCGATTGGGAAGTAGAAGCGGCTATTAAGCATCTTTGTAAAAAGGCCGAAAAACGTCACTTAGTTTCCCTTTCTTCCAAATGGTTAGGTAAATTTCACAAAAAAGAATTGGAGACTCCTTCTTTTAACTCATTCGTTATTTCCTGGATTAACTCTAATATTGGATACGGAGTTTTCGCTTTGGAAAACATTCCGGCATGGAGTTATATCGGAGAATACACTGGCATATTGAGAAAAAGAAAAGCTGTGTGGATGGATGAAAATGACTACTGTTTTCGCTATCCTCTGCCACTATTTACAATAAAATACTTCACAATTGATAGCGGAACCTGCGGAAACTTTACTCGGTTTATTAACCATAGTGACAATCCTAACGCAGAAGCTATAGGCGTTTTTCATGATGGACTCTTTCACGTCATTATCCGCACTATTAGGCTTGTAAAAAAAGGCGAAGAGATCTGCTACCACTATGGACCCCTCTACTGGAAGCACAGAAAAAAACGAGACGAGTTCATCCCCAGAGAAAGCTAA
- a CDS encoding MBL fold metallo-hydrolase produces MIGFCPLASGSKGNCFFLGTDSCKILIDLGIGKNTVLSRLSELSIHPEDIQAILVTHEHTDHTAGIKSFAKTFGTPVIANLETAKSLCRSLEFHPQFKIFSTGDTFSFQDLIIRSFSVCHDAADPVGFVFSYQGERLGFCTDAGFVTSLLITDLMDCEYLVIEANHEPDMVLRSSRPSIYKNRVLSKLGHLSNDECGKLLMQITSPRLKGLYLAHLSAETNTEQLAFDKISHYLSDISSVTPKIAYQDKLSEPLFFEKSTKLISSL; encoded by the coding sequence ATGATAGGTTTTTGCCCCTTAGCTTCAGGTTCTAAAGGGAACTGCTTTTTTTTAGGAACAGACAGCTGTAAAATTCTAATAGATCTGGGGATTGGGAAGAATACCGTCCTGTCCAGATTATCTGAACTGAGCATTCATCCCGAAGATATACAGGCTATACTAGTCACGCACGAACATACTGACCACACAGCAGGAATAAAAAGCTTTGCAAAAACTTTTGGCACACCAGTGATAGCTAATTTGGAAACAGCTAAATCTTTGTGCCGATCCCTGGAATTTCATCCTCAATTTAAAATATTTTCTACTGGAGACACTTTCAGCTTTCAAGATCTAATTATCCGATCATTCAGTGTTTGCCACGATGCAGCAGACCCTGTCGGGTTTGTTTTTTCCTACCAAGGCGAAAGGCTGGGTTTTTGCACAGATGCGGGCTTTGTCACTTCTCTTCTTATTACCGACCTCATGGATTGCGAGTATTTGGTAATTGAAGCAAACCATGAACCAGACATGGTGCTCCGCTCTTCTCGTCCGTCAATATACAAGAACAGGGTGTTAAGCAAGCTAGGCCATCTTTCCAACGACGAATGTGGCAAACTGCTAATGCAAATAACGTCCCCTAGGCTGAAGGGATTGTACCTAGCTCACCTCTCTGCCGAGACAAATACCGAACAACTAGCTTTTGATAAAATCAGCCATTATTTATCAGATATTTCTTCTGTAACTCCGAAAATAGCTTATCAAGACAAACTTTCTGAACCATTGTTTTTTGAAAAATCGACAAAATTAATATCGTCTCTATAA